In Gemmobacter sp. 24YEA27, a genomic segment contains:
- a CDS encoding DUF3859 domain-containing protein → MIRFPRLSALLLSALLSLPSGLRAETVAAPQLSGRVAAVEWGIFCALKAMDRAPAPDTIAGWLHVPRDRIEFHWPDENVVPASIGLAFGIRVIAAPGEVTANAEARIYRPGRARPETWATSITDSGEVNSFFRFDEEDELIPGIWAFEAWDQGTRLYRVEFEVVPAEARPDIANACGATS, encoded by the coding sequence ATGATCCGTTTTCCGCGCCTCTCCGCCCTTTTGCTTTCCGCGTTGCTCAGCCTCCCGTCGGGGCTGCGGGCCGAGACCGTTGCGGCGCCGCAGCTGTCTGGCAGGGTTGCTGCGGTGGAATGGGGCATTTTCTGCGCCCTGAAAGCGATGGACCGCGCCCCTGCCCCCGACACGATTGCCGGCTGGCTGCATGTACCGCGCGACCGGATCGAATTTCACTGGCCCGATGAGAATGTGGTCCCCGCAAGCATCGGGCTTGCCTTCGGCATCCGCGTAATCGCTGCCCCGGGCGAGGTGACCGCCAATGCCGAGGCCCGCATTTATCGCCCCGGCCGCGCGAGGCCCGAGACCTGGGCCACATCGATCACTGATTCGGGCGAAGTGAACAGCTTTTTCCGCTTTGACGAAGAGGACGAGCTGATCCCCGGCATCTGGGCTTTCGAAGCCTGGGATCAGGGCACGCGGCTCTACCGCGTCGAATTTGAGGTCGTCCCCGCCGAGGCGCGCCCGGATATCGCGAATGCCTGCGGTGCAACTTCATGA
- a CDS encoding protein-disulfide reductase DsbD domain-containing protein, whose amino-acid sequence MTRKLPFALAAACLAALPFAAMPIAALARDTSQDQVLKASVLDGWTTAQGTRMAALRLDLAPGWKTYWRSPGSAGIPPQFDWSGSENLKSVRIHWPAPSVFHTNGMQSIGYKEQLVLPVELIPKDPTRPIRLEVSLDMGICRDICLPAEVELNAGLMMPGTRDPLIDAALARQPKTGKEAGLSSITCAVEPISDGLRLTATIAVPVQGKAETVAIETADRTIWVSQAVSSRQGKVLTAVADLVPPTGQPFALDRSGVTVTVISDSGAVELRGCPGG is encoded by the coding sequence ATGACCAGGAAACTCCCTTTCGCGCTTGCCGCCGCCTGCCTCGCAGCCCTGCCCTTTGCGGCTATGCCCATTGCGGCTCTGGCGCGCGATACATCGCAGGACCAGGTTCTGAAGGCCTCGGTTCTTGATGGCTGGACCACGGCCCAGGGCACCCGCATGGCGGCGCTGCGGCTTGATCTCGCGCCTGGATGGAAGACCTATTGGCGCAGCCCCGGCTCGGCTGGCATCCCGCCGCAATTCGACTGGTCCGGGTCAGAGAATCTGAAATCGGTTCGCATCCACTGGCCCGCGCCAAGCGTGTTCCATACCAACGGCATGCAATCCATTGGCTATAAAGAGCAGCTGGTCCTGCCGGTCGAGCTTATTCCAAAAGACCCGACCCGCCCGATCCGGCTTGAGGTGTCCCTTGATATGGGCATCTGCCGTGACATCTGCCTGCCCGCCGAAGTCGAGCTGAATGCCGGGCTGATGATGCCCGGCACGCGCGACCCGCTGATCGACGCGGCGCTGGCGCGACAGCCGAAGACCGGCAAAGAGGCCGGGCTCTCCTCCATCACCTGTGCGGTGGAGCCGATCTCGGACGGGCTGCGCCTGACTGCCACAATCGCCGTGCCCGTGCAGGGCAAGGCCGAGACCGTCGCCATCGAGACCGCAGACCGGACAATCTGGGTGTCTCAGGCGGTCAGCTCGCGCCAGGGCAAGGTGTTGACGGCCGTGGCCGATCTGGTGCCGCCCACCGGTCAGCCCTTCGCGCTTGACCGCTCGGGCGTCACCGTCACCGTCATCTCCGACAGCGGCGCGGTCGAGCTGCGCGGCTGCCCCGGCGGTTAG